A stretch of DNA from Cupriavidus taiwanensis:
GTTCCCGGCGCGCGTGGTGTGCCACGACATCCTCGGCCAGACCGCGCTGGTGGACCTGGCCGGCCTGCGCGACGCCATTGCGGACCAGGGCGGCGACCCCGCCAAGGTCAACCCGGTGGTGCCGGTGCAGCTGATCGTCGACCACTCGCTGGCGGTGGAATGCGGTGGTTTCGACCCGCAGGCGTTCGAGAAGAACCGCGCCATCGAAGACCGCCGCAATGAAGACCGTTTCCATTTCATCGACTGGACCAAGAAGGCGTTCAAGAACGTCGACGTGATCCCGCCGGGCAACGGCATCATGCACCAGATCAACCTGGAGAAGATGTCGCCGGTGATCCACGCTGACAACGGCGTGGCCTACCCCGATACCTGCGTCGGCACCGACAGCCACACCCCGCACGTCGATGCGCTGGGCGTGATCGCCATCGGCGTGGGCGGCCTGGAAGCCGAGAACGTGATGCTCGGCCGCGCCTCTTGGATGCGCCTGCCGGATATCGTCGGCGTCGAGCTGACCGGCAAGCGCCAGCCCGGCATCACCGCCACCGACATCGTGCTGGCCCTGACCGAATTCCTGCGCAAGGAAAAAGTGGTCGGCGCCTACCTGGAGTTCCGCGGCGAAGGCGCGTCGAGCCTGACGCTCGGCGACCGCGCCACCATCTCCAACATGGCCCCGGAATACGGCGCCACCGCGGCGATGTTCTTCATCGACGAGCAGACCATCGAATACCTGCGCCTGACCGGCCGCACCGACGAGCAGCTCAAGCTGGTAGAGACCTATGCCAAGACCGCGGGCCTGTGGGCGGATTCGCTGCAGAACGCCGAATACGAGCGCGTGCTGAAGTTCGACCTGTCGAGCGTGGTGCGCAACATGGCCGGCCCGTCCAATCCGCACAAGCGCCTGCCGACCTCGGCGCTGGCAGAGCGCGGCATCGCCGTGGACCTGGACAAGGCCCGCGCGCAGGAGGCCGAAGGCCTGATGCCCGATGGCGCCGTGATCATCGCCGCCATCACCAGCTGCACCAACACCAGCAACCCGCGCAACGTGATTGCCGCCGCACTGCTGGCGCGCAACGCCAACGCGCGCGGGCTGACGCGCAAGCCATGGGTCAAGTCGTCGCTGGCGCCTGGTTCCAAGGCGGTCGAGCTGTACCTGGAAGAATCCAACCTGCTGCCTGACCTGGAGAAGCTCGGCTTCGGCATCGTCGCGTTCGCCTGCACCACCTGCAACGGCATGTCGGGCGCGCTCGATCCTAAGATCCAGCAGGAAATCATCGATCGCGACCTGTACGCCACCGCGGTGCTGTCCGGCAACCGCAACTTCGACGGCCGCATCCACCCGTACGCCAAGCAGGCCTTCCTGGCCTCGCCGCCGCTGGTGGTCGCCTACGCCATC
This window harbors:
- the acnD gene encoding Fe/S-dependent 2-methylisocitrate dehydratase AcnD is translated as MNSANRKPLPGTKLDYFDARAAVEAIEPGAYDKLPYTSRVLAENLVRRCDPATLTDSLKQLIGRKRDLDFPWFPARVVCHDILGQTALVDLAGLRDAIADQGGDPAKVNPVVPVQLIVDHSLAVECGGFDPQAFEKNRAIEDRRNEDRFHFIDWTKKAFKNVDVIPPGNGIMHQINLEKMSPVIHADNGVAYPDTCVGTDSHTPHVDALGVIAIGVGGLEAENVMLGRASWMRLPDIVGVELTGKRQPGITATDIVLALTEFLRKEKVVGAYLEFRGEGASSLTLGDRATISNMAPEYGATAAMFFIDEQTIEYLRLTGRTDEQLKLVETYAKTAGLWADSLQNAEYERVLKFDLSSVVRNMAGPSNPHKRLPTSALAERGIAVDLDKARAQEAEGLMPDGAVIIAAITSCTNTSNPRNVIAAALLARNANARGLTRKPWVKSSLAPGSKAVELYLEESNLLPDLEKLGFGIVAFACTTCNGMSGALDPKIQQEIIDRDLYATAVLSGNRNFDGRIHPYAKQAFLASPPLVVAYAIAGTIRFDIEKDVLGTDQDGKPVYLKDIWPTDEEIDAIVKQSVRPEQFRKVYEPMFALTAETGESAEPLYDWRPQSTYIRRPPYWEGALAGERTLQGLRPLAVLGDNITTDHLSPSNAILLNSAAGEYLARMGLPEEDFNSYATHRGDHLTAQRATFANPTLINEMAVVDGQVRKGSLARIEPEGKVVRMWEAIETYMDRKQPLIIIAGADYGQGSSRDWAAKGVRLAGVEAIVAEGFERIHRTNLIGMGVLPLEFKPGVNRLTLGLDGTETYDVIGERQPRATLTLVVHRKNGERVEVPVTCRLDSDEEVSIYEAGGVLQRFAQDFLESSKAAA